The Rhododendron vialii isolate Sample 1 chromosome 1a, ASM3025357v1 region TCTCCTCACATTTAAAACCTCCCATATAGACCCCTTCAACTATATAAAATGAAAAGTTGACTAACTCTGTTaacgaaatgaaaaaaaataacgatTCTAACCCTAAAAAATCGTCCACACTAACTCCTTATCTATAAAAGTTGTCCATACTAATCCCTTCATCTTAACGGTATTTTTGATAGAAAGGTATTGATTGGTTAACGATTATAATTGAAAGGGTCTGTATGAACGATTTTAAGTATTAAAAAATCTCTATAGAAAAATGACATAGTTAAGAGGATCTCTGTATACTTTTACCATTGATACAGCACTATTGACCCACCAATGCTGACAAGTGACAATGGCTTCTTAGGTTTGCGTGGAACACGACTGAAGGGCATTGTCGTCCATTAAAACCAAAGCTGACGCGCAGCATGATGTATACTGTAGAGTAGTCAAGTCTTTCCAAACTGGTAGTGGTGAGGCGAATCATCGTCTTTTTAGTGATTTCCACATTTTTCTTCTAGAtatccacactttttttttattatagagatatatgtatttttttactaaaaaaattggaaatatttaaaagaaaaataatttctgcactctattttttgattataACATTCCATTTCTTGTCGTTTATTAAAATAGTTTgacaataagcttttatacCTGACGGTGACAGATCACAGATCAaccagtaaattttttttaataaaatcaaCTTGAGGGCAATTTAAAAAGGGTAGTGATTTtaccacatcatcttttgataatgccacatcctgcaagtatattttttttttcaaaatattgtgtggtaaaaatcatttccctttaaaAATACTCGAGAAAAAAAGCGGTTTTCTTATCCtgtttttgtatttcttttttctgtggACGGATGCAAAAAGGCTGCATGGTTTGTTTGATTAGGATGCATGGTTTGGCTTTATAGTCTATGGGCTATGGATTTTCAAACTCCTAGAAATGCGAGGAGCACTCGTCTAATTTTTACAATCATCGGACACCATTAAACAAGTTTGGCTTTGTAGGCTATCTATGGGCTATGGAGTTTCATCTCAAACGATTGGTACCACTGTTTCTTCTCAAATTATTTCGAGGTCCgaaaatttcagtgccgaggGGTAATACCTGGTGCCCATTTGCGCATTCAAGTCGTTCATTATGTGtttgaacgattcagattcagatttggagagagaaaatgagagagaaagtattgGGTGAGAGGAGatagagagtttcaatccgaatcgtccaaaaATACATCTGACGACTCGAATGTACTGAACCGAGCAGATACCACGTATAATATActcgctcggcactgaaaaatcaataattggagttgctgctgctgttgctgcttTTAATGCACCTTTTCGGCATGAAAGAGCTAAAAAGGTTTTCCACCCTCGTGAGCCTGTGACCCTGTTGGATTGCTACATGCTGTACCTATTACTCCAACTTTACCCCTTTGGGAACCTGAAGGGTCAAGTCAAGTGCCACCATGATGGACCGTAAATCCGGACATTTTGAGTTCAAAATTTAGTAATCTCTTCAGCCAGGCCATCCATAAGAGAGAAGTATATTTTTAATTCCCAGATCCCGGCACAAATAGTGTCTGTCTTTAAGAGGCGAAAAATAATTGAGGCGTGTGTAAACTAATCCAAACGACTgtctgaaaacaaaaaaaaaaaaaaaaaaaccacgacTTGGGCGCGTCGCCCCATCACAATCTCGGTCTCAAGGAGATTTCATCAAACAGCCTGTCCAACCCCTCCCACGGGGGGCCCTACGTCGGCACAGACCTAGACAATTGCATAACACAAAAGGCAATACCCAATAATTATCTCTGGTAAATCTTTTACTTGGCTCAGAATGATCCACGTGTCCCACTGTTACTCGTCATCAGCTAGATTTCCTCTCTCTGACTCCATATAGATATTGGTCCTGACCCCATTACCCAATCAATTGCAAGATTCTTATTTGCAAATTGCAAGTGCTCTTCACTTGACTAGCACTTGCCAAATActcattgagagagagaaagagtagagagagagagatggggatgGATGAgaagagtggtggtggtggtgggaagtGTTTACAGGTGGGGTGGGGGGTGGCGGCGAAGCTGTGCGACTCGTGCAAGGCTGCGGCGGCGCTGCTCTTCTGCCGGGCGGACTCGGCGTTCCTGTGCATCGGGTGCGACGCCAAGGTCCACAGTCACGGCAACGCGCGCCACGAGCGCGTGTGGATGTGCGAGGTGTGCGAGCAGGCGCCGGCGTCCGTCACCTGCAAGGCAGACGCCGCCGCCCTCTGCGTCACCTGCGACGCAGACATCCACTCCGCCAACCCTCTGGCGCACCGCCACGAGCGGATCCCGGTGATCCCCTTCTACGACTCTGCCGAGTCCGTGGTTGAGTCCGCCACCGCAGCGGTCACCAACTTCCTCGAATCCGCCGACGACCACCGGAGCACCCACCACCACACTTGCCCAGCGGATCCGGCATCCGACCCGCCTTCCTGGGTCATCCCTAACCCGACCCACAAACTACCCGAGGAAGATGCTCCGGAAATGAAATCAATTGAGCTGTTGTTTTCTGATCCAGCAGACCAATTCCTGGATTTCGATTACCCGATTGGAATCCACAATTCTGGGTCTGACAGCGTAGTACCGGTTCAACCAACGGCGAAACAAACGGCCAATCCGTCGCCGGATAGCTATATCGAGATCGATTTCACTAGCTCAAAGTTCAATtctttcaacaacaacaacagtaGCTACACACCTCAGTCTGTCACCCACAGCGTAAGAAACCGAATTTCAACTCAAAGGCTCTGTATTTGAGATGGCTGAATAAATTAAATGGTTTCTTCGAATGTCTTTCCTTTAGTATTTTTGGCATGTTCGGTTGAAATCTTGATGAACAGAAAAGTGCAAGACTATTGAACCTAATTTTGGGAAATTAAACTAACTTTCTTGGCAATTCTGACGCTTCAATTAATCAATAATTTCGAGAAAAACGTACCATGTAATGTTATTCACACCATTTatgaaggaaattgatattcgcgctccaagatttactgcaggcgctccacttttggtttttacactgtgatatTGCCAGCAATaccacagtgtaaaaacaaaatatacactgatgttgccagcaacatcacagtataaaaacaaaaaggtggagcgcctgcagtaaatcttggagcgcgaaaatcagttcccttTATGAATTAGATATTAGTccccgtccggatttaatagtcattcGTTTAATTTTAACTagttaaaaaatgagttatatctttaaattggtaataaattttatatccaatatggattttgtttgatagatctcaattaattttataaacaatattttcaaaattacataaaacattataaattactaaatataatttattgaaaaatgacacgaactcttAAAAATAACTATTAAATccagacggagagagtatttttaagtattttttttaaatacttattttttattttacgaggcAAGTAATTTTCTTATAATACATTAAAATAAGTTATTATTTTAGATAGTAAAACACATCCTATTCATGCATAATTGATTTAGATATCCGGGCCTATAACATATTGGTGGTTGTATTTTCGAGGTGTGCATTTTTCACCTTCAGTgaactttaaatattttttttttgttatcatgTTATATTTATTTCGATATCTCTTGCCTACATCACTGATAAATCCAATAAATTTAGCAGGAATATCATAAAAATTGGAGGAAAACGTCCCAAAATTATTTGTCATCATAATTACATCACCCTTGTTCGATTTCGCTAATTATGAGTATGTAATTGATCCAAATTTCAGTTTTCTTCCTCATCAATGGATGTCGGAGTTGTGCCCGACGGAAGCTCTGTGTCGGAAATATCCTACAGCTAcggaaaattcagtaataaagATTTAGGGGGAACAACCAATACGGCGCCGATGAGCAACGGGAGTGACAGACAAGCTAGGGTTTTAAGGTacagagagaagaggaagaaccGAAAGTTTGAGAAAACGATCCGGTATGCCTCCCGAAAGGCATACGCCGAGACCCGGCCCAGGATCAAAGGCCGGTTCGCGAAGCGGACCGAGACAGAGCCGGAATTGGTGAAACGGTTTTTCAACTCCGGCTCGCATTTCCAGCGTGAGGATGCCGGATATGGCGTCGTTCCGTCGTACTTCTAACGGTCGGAGATGTTATCGTGTATTTCGCACCCGCGTATTTACTATCTGTGCCCTCAAATAATCGGACGGTTGTCGAAGCTTGTATGAATAGGGGGCTTGTTGGTTTTTCGAGATTGATGGAAATCAGACCGTTGATTTTCAGGAGCATGATACGTTGATGAAACATGTGAatgttttttttcatattttctcaTGCTCTCAAAAGCCCaactacttttttttggttaagggGGGGCTCCTTGTGAAAGTCGGTTGTAAGTCAACTATGTCACTTTCTATTTCCTCTTTAAAATATTAATGATGAGATCTATTTCTCCATTGTCATTGGTGCAGCCTACTTTACTCGGTTGATCGGAGCTTTATTTTAATTGGAAAATGTGTAATTATTTAGTAAGAAAATTTTGGATAATATAGTATTAGTTTATAAGAGTAGTTGGTTTTAGTACTTTCAAGATTCTAATCCTCTCCGGTCCCATTATCGGATTGGACCAAAGGACATTGTAGTGCACCAATTCATTACGGGATGTAGGACGCTTTCACGTTCCCAATCGAAATCTAGTCGTCGTGATTTGAACCCTTCAcagaaatgagaacaaaaagcCTTGAAAATCAAGTTAAAAGTATCAATTAATCACgtcaaaaattatgttgatCAACTATCGATCAACACTTGATCAAACCACAGTTGAAACTTCGAGGCAAATGAGATCGAAGATATACTGCAcccaaattaaaaaacaaaaacctaatTATGTGTTCAGAGCTTAGAAGTTGCATTTATCAGTATGTTATCATGTAATTTTGGACGGTGGAGAATCCCATAATGAGTCAATGCACTATGGGGTTTAAGATGTGTCGCTGTGTTCAATCGAAATTTAGTCatcgtgatttgaaccgttcaatttgtAAAGTACGCTGAAAAATAGAATTCACAGAATTC contains the following coding sequences:
- the LOC131304352 gene encoding zinc finger protein CONSTANS-LIKE 5; translated protein: MGMDEKSGGGGGKCLQVGWGVAAKLCDSCKAAAALLFCRADSAFLCIGCDAKVHSHGNARHERVWMCEVCEQAPASVTCKADAAALCVTCDADIHSANPLAHRHERIPVIPFYDSAESVVESATAAVTNFLESADDHRSTHHHTCPADPASDPPSWVIPNPTHKLPEEDAPEMKSIELLFSDPADQFLDFDYPIGIHNSGSDSVVPVQPTAKQTANPSPDSYIEIDFTSSKFNSFNNNNSSYTPQSVTHSFSSSSMDVGVVPDGSSVSEISYSYGKFSNKDLGGTTNTAPMSNGSDRQARVLRYREKRKNRKFEKTIRYASRKAYAETRPRIKGRFAKRTETEPELVKRFFNSGSHFQREDAGYGVVPSYF